A region from the Acidimicrobiales bacterium genome encodes:
- the hisI gene encoding phosphoribosyl-AMP cyclohydrolase: MTAEPLWGMDQVRYDGAGLVPAIAQDRATGKVLMLAWMNADTLRETLETGRMVYWSRSRQERWAKGDTSGDVQQVVEASYDCDGDALLFVVDQVGKGACHTGEFTCFYRPFGTPPQ, from the coding sequence GTGACGGCCGAGCCGCTCTGGGGGATGGACCAGGTGCGATACGACGGAGCCGGGCTGGTGCCCGCCATCGCCCAGGACCGGGCCACCGGCAAGGTGCTGATGCTGGCCTGGATGAACGCCGACACCCTCCGCGAGACCCTCGAGACGGGCCGGATGGTCTACTGGAGCCGGTCGCGCCAGGAGCGATGGGCCAAGGGGGACACCTCGGGCGACGTGCAGCAGGTGGTCGAGGCCTCGTACGACTGCGACGGCGACGCGCTGCTGTTCGTGGTCGACCAGGTGGGCAAGGGTGCGTGCCACACCGGCGAGTTCACCTGCTTCTACCGCCCCTTCGGCACCCCGCCCCAGTAG
- a CDS encoding YqgE/AlgH family protein, translating to MTSQPLSGRLLVATPILGDPNFDRTVVLVIEHSGEGGVGLVLNRPSDTDVAEPLPEWDSVTAVPSVIFVGGPVAQSAVIGLGRCGDHGHTSRWRPLGGGLGIVDLAEGAPDTGTSIEALRLFAGYAGWGSGQLEAEIDAGAWWIVDALPSDALSPDPERLWSAVLRRQPGRLAMHAFFPADPSSN from the coding sequence ATGACGTCGCAGCCCCTCTCCGGCCGGCTCCTCGTGGCCACGCCCATCCTCGGCGACCCGAACTTCGATCGCACCGTCGTGCTGGTGATCGAGCACTCCGGGGAGGGAGGCGTCGGCCTCGTCCTGAACCGGCCCAGCGACACCGACGTGGCCGAGCCCCTGCCCGAGTGGGACAGCGTCACCGCGGTGCCGTCCGTCATCTTCGTGGGCGGCCCGGTCGCCCAGTCGGCGGTCATCGGGCTCGGCCGCTGCGGCGACCACGGGCACACGTCGCGTTGGCGCCCGCTCGGTGGCGGTCTGGGGATCGTCGACCTGGCCGAGGGCGCTCCCGACACCGGCACGTCCATCGAGGCGCTCCGGCTCTTCGCCGGCTACGCCGGCTGGGGAAGCGGCCAGCTCGAGGCCGAGATCGACGCCGGGGCCTGGTGGATCGTCGACGCCCTCCCGTCCGACGCCCTCAGCCCCGACCCCGAACGCCTCTGGTCCGCCGTCCTGCGCCGCCAGCCGGGCCGGCTCGCCATGCACGCCTTCTTTCCCGCCGACCCGTCGTCGAACTGA
- a CDS encoding chorismate-binding protein, whose amino-acid sequence MTIPRDQFRALARCAPVVPVWREILGDLTTPVAGFLRVVGDGAGFLFESVEHGERWSRWSFVGRNPSTTLVARRGRIEADGTVPDGVPLDRGVLAAVEGLLAAYRSPAVPDLPPLHGGVVGYLGYDVVREVERLPEVPPDDLGHPDAILSVVGEIAAYDHWRQRVTLVSNAFVPRDATEDEVDARYDAAVSRLDRLAADGARPLDEPVVEPPDRDEPPPDVSRTVSADDYARAVAAAKERILDGDIFQVVLSMRFDLDLDADPFDVYRALRQVNPSPYMYFLRHPAVTVVGSSPEPMVQLLGERVVSRPIAGTRRRGRTDDEDRRLAGELREHPKELAEHIMLVDLARNDVGRVVRFGTEHVDELLTLERYSHVMHLTSQVSGTLAPGLGPIDVLRATLPAGTVSGAPKVKAMEIIDELEPTKRGPYAGVVGYVDFSGNLDTAIAIRTMLVTPAGKASVQAGAGIVADSDPALEDLECRNKAAALLAAVPAARRMTAARAARPVPRQ is encoded by the coding sequence GTGACGATCCCGAGGGACCAGTTCCGCGCCCTGGCCCGCTGCGCGCCGGTGGTGCCCGTGTGGCGGGAGATCCTGGGCGACCTGACCACGCCGGTCGCCGGCTTCCTGCGCGTGGTCGGCGACGGCGCCGGGTTCCTCTTCGAATCGGTGGAGCACGGCGAGCGATGGAGCCGGTGGTCGTTCGTGGGCCGAAATCCGTCGACGACGCTGGTCGCTCGGCGCGGCCGGATCGAGGCGGACGGCACCGTGCCCGACGGAGTGCCCCTCGACCGGGGGGTGCTGGCCGCCGTCGAGGGCCTGCTGGCGGCCTACCGCTCGCCCGCCGTGCCCGACCTGCCGCCGCTGCACGGCGGTGTGGTGGGCTACCTCGGCTACGACGTCGTGCGCGAGGTCGAGCGCCTTCCCGAAGTGCCGCCCGACGACCTCGGCCACCCCGACGCCATCCTGTCGGTCGTCGGGGAGATCGCGGCCTACGACCACTGGCGGCAGCGGGTCACGCTGGTCTCCAACGCCTTCGTCCCCCGGGATGCGACGGAGGACGAGGTCGACGCCCGCTACGACGCCGCCGTGTCCCGCCTCGACCGGCTGGCCGCCGACGGCGCCCGGCCCCTCGACGAGCCGGTCGTCGAGCCGCCGGACCGTGACGAGCCGCCGCCCGACGTCTCCCGCACCGTCAGCGCCGACGACTACGCCCGGGCGGTGGCGGCGGCCAAGGAACGGATCCTCGACGGCGACATCTTCCAGGTCGTGCTGTCCATGCGCTTCGACCTCGACCTCGACGCCGATCCCTTCGACGTCTACCGCGCCCTGCGCCAGGTGAACCCGTCTCCGTACATGTACTTCCTGCGCCACCCGGCCGTGACCGTGGTCGGCTCGTCGCCGGAGCCCATGGTGCAGCTCCTCGGTGAGCGGGTCGTGTCCCGGCCGATCGCCGGGACCCGGCGCAGGGGGCGCACCGACGACGAGGACCGCCGCCTGGCGGGAGAGCTGCGCGAGCACCCGAAAGAGCTGGCCGAGCACATCATGCTGGTCGACCTGGCCCGCAACGACGTGGGCCGCGTGGTGCGCTTCGGCACCGAGCACGTGGACGAGCTGCTCACGCTGGAGCGCTACAGCCACGTGATGCACCTCACCTCGCAGGTGTCGGGGACGCTGGCGCCCGGGCTGGGCCCCATCGACGTGCTGCGCGCCACCCTGCCGGCCGGCACCGTCTCGGGCGCGCCCAAGGTGAAGGCCATGGAGATCATCGACGAGCTGGAGCCGACCAAGCGGGGGCCCTACGCCGGGGTGGTCGGCTACGTGGACTTCTCCGGCAACCTCGACACCGCCATCGCCATCCGCACCATGCTCGTCACGCCGGCGGGGAAGGCGAGCGTGCAGGCCGGCGCCGGGATCGTGGCCGACAGCGATCCCGCCCTCGAGGACCTCGAGTGCCGCAACAAGGCGGCCGCCCTCCTCGCCGCCGTTCCCGCTGCCCGGCGCATGACCGCCGCCCGCGCCGCACGACCCGTCCCGAGGCAATAG
- a CDS encoding MerR family transcriptional regulator, which produces MPAPRVASPDAATTTPGDTMTIDELARRAGCTTRNIRNHQTAGLLPPPTLVGRVGRYDDGHLARLRLITQLQDQGYSLAGIASLLQAWEQGHSLADVLGFEKALTAPWTDEEPEVVSPAALFELFPESATRPDLILRAVELGLISPEGPDVLVHSPRLVRTGAELVAVGVPLAATLEELGRLRQDLDRVAGRLVQLFEDHVWTPFADAGMPADQLPHVTDALRRMRPLAAATVDAVLAQAMEHRTAASTAMAAIREGMR; this is translated from the coding sequence GTGCCAGCTCCTCGGGTCGCCAGCCCCGACGCCGCCACCACCACGCCCGGCGACACGATGACGATCGACGAGCTGGCCCGGCGGGCCGGGTGCACCACCAGGAACATCCGCAACCACCAGACGGCCGGCCTGCTGCCGCCCCCGACCCTCGTGGGGAGGGTGGGCCGGTACGACGACGGCCACCTCGCCCGCCTCCGGCTCATCACCCAGCTCCAGGACCAGGGGTACTCCCTGGCCGGGATCGCGTCGCTGCTGCAGGCGTGGGAGCAGGGTCACAGCCTGGCCGACGTCCTCGGCTTCGAGAAGGCCCTCACCGCGCCGTGGACCGACGAGGAGCCCGAGGTGGTGTCCCCGGCTGCGCTGTTCGAGCTGTTCCCCGAGAGCGCCACGCGGCCCGACCTGATCCTTCGCGCCGTGGAGCTCGGCCTCATCAGCCCCGAGGGGCCCGACGTCCTGGTGCACAGCCCCCGCCTCGTGCGCACCGGCGCAGAGCTGGTGGCCGTGGGGGTTCCGCTGGCCGCCACCCTCGAGGAGCTGGGCCGGCTCCGCCAGGACCTCGACCGGGTGGCCGGCCGGCTGGTGCAGCTGTTCGAGGACCACGTCTGGACGCCGTTCGCCGACGCCGGGATGCCCGCCGACCAGCTGCCCCACGTCACCGATGCGCTGCGGCGCATGCGGCCCCTGGCGGCGGCCACGGTCGACGCGGTGCTGGCCCAGGCCATGGAGCACCGCACGGCGGCGTCCACCGCCATGGCCGCCATCCGCGAGGGGATGCGGTGA